The following are from one region of the Chromobacterium phragmitis genome:
- a CDS encoding ABC transporter ATP-binding protein, translating into MSDDKKLLSVRNLRVRFRQEDGGRFEALKGVSFDIPAHRTVALVGESGSGKSVTSMAIMQLLPPQSSEIDPASELRFDGRDLLALSASELRRLRGKDIAMIFQEPMSSLNPVFTVGEQIVETLTLHGGLSRSAAWKRAVALLAEVGLPEPEKRVKAYPHELSGGQQQRVMIAIAIACEPKLLIADEPTTALDVTIQKQILQLIADLQKKHGMSVLFITHDLGVVGEFADEVIVMRHGEIREQGTVKQIFENPQDAYTKALLSCRPHLDRRPARLAVIDDFLKPEPYAEPPHRERGYAAGDEIVLDVQGLCKSFDIREGLFGKRQFHAVKDVSFQLAKGKTLGIVGESGSGKTTVGLTLVRLHQATAGRALFHGQDLIGMSAKAFHAYKKRIQIIFQNPYASLNPRFTVEQILTEPMQLHGIGQDAGQRRRLAQDLLDKVGLPAGALAKYPHEFSGGQRQRIAIARCLTLKPEVLICDESVSALDVSVQAQVLNLLQDLQDEFKLSYLFISHDLAVVKHISDQVLVMNKGQVVEQADADVIYREPKDGYTKKLLGAIPQGWSPALAPA; encoded by the coding sequence ATGAGCGATGACAAAAAACTGCTCTCGGTCCGCAACCTGCGGGTGCGTTTCCGCCAGGAAGACGGCGGCCGCTTCGAGGCCTTGAAGGGCGTCAGTTTCGACATCCCGGCCCACCGCACGGTGGCGCTGGTGGGCGAGTCCGGCTCCGGCAAATCGGTGACGTCGATGGCCATCATGCAGCTGCTGCCGCCGCAGTCGAGCGAGATCGACCCGGCGTCGGAGCTGCGTTTCGACGGCCGCGACCTGCTGGCGTTGAGCGCGTCCGAGCTGCGCCGGCTGCGCGGCAAGGACATCGCGATGATCTTCCAGGAGCCGATGAGCTCGCTGAACCCGGTGTTCACGGTGGGCGAGCAGATCGTGGAGACGCTGACGCTGCACGGCGGGCTGAGCCGCTCCGCGGCGTGGAAGCGCGCGGTGGCGCTGCTGGCCGAGGTGGGCCTGCCGGAGCCGGAGAAGCGGGTGAAGGCTTATCCGCACGAGCTGTCCGGCGGCCAGCAGCAACGGGTGATGATCGCCATCGCCATCGCCTGCGAACCCAAGCTGCTGATCGCCGACGAGCCGACTACCGCGCTCGATGTCACGATTCAGAAGCAGATCCTGCAGCTGATCGCCGACCTGCAGAAGAAACACGGCATGTCGGTGCTGTTCATCACCCACGACCTGGGCGTGGTGGGCGAGTTCGCCGACGAAGTGATCGTGATGCGCCACGGCGAAATCCGCGAGCAGGGCACGGTGAAGCAGATCTTCGAAAACCCGCAGGACGCCTACACCAAGGCGCTGCTGTCGTGCCGCCCGCACCTGGATCGCCGCCCGGCCCGGCTGGCGGTGATCGACGACTTCCTGAAGCCGGAGCCGTACGCGGAGCCGCCGCACCGCGAGCGCGGCTACGCGGCGGGCGACGAGATCGTGCTGGACGTGCAGGGCCTGTGCAAGAGCTTCGACATCCGCGAAGGGCTGTTCGGCAAGCGGCAGTTCCACGCGGTGAAGGATGTGTCGTTCCAGCTGGCCAAGGGCAAGACCCTGGGCATCGTCGGCGAGTCCGGCTCCGGCAAGACCACGGTGGGCCTGACGCTGGTGCGGCTGCACCAGGCGACGGCGGGCCGCGCGCTGTTCCACGGCCAGGACCTGATCGGCATGAGCGCCAAGGCGTTCCACGCCTACAAGAAGCGGATCCAGATCATCTTCCAGAACCCGTACGCGTCCTTGAATCCGCGCTTCACGGTCGAGCAGATCCTGACCGAGCCGATGCAGCTGCACGGCATCGGCCAGGACGCCGGCCAACGCCGCCGGCTGGCGCAAGATCTGCTGGACAAGGTGGGGCTGCCGGCCGGGGCGCTGGCCAAGTACCCGCACGAGTTCTCCGGCGGCCAGCGGCAGCGGATCGCGATCGCGCGCTGCCTGACGTTGAAGCCGGAAGTGCTGATCTGCGACGAGTCGGTGTCGGCGCTGGACGTGTCGGTGCAGGCGCAGGTGCTGAACCTGCTGCAGGACCTGCAGGACGAATTCAAGCTGTCCTATCTGTTTATTTCGCACGATCTGGCGGTGGTGAAGCACATCTCGGACCAGGTGCTGGTGATGAACAAGGGGCAGGTGGTGGAGCAGGCGGATGCGGACGTGATCTACCGCGAGCCGAAAGACGGGTACACCAAGAAGCTGCTGGGGGCGATTCCGCAGGGGTGGAGCCCGGCGCTGGCGCCGGCCTGA
- a CDS encoding ABC transporter permease, producing MSAFIIRRLLQMIPTLFGVMLLVFTLFSLVGGDPSLVLAGKHFSAEVLANIRAQLGLDKSLPEQFLLFVRQVLTLDFGTSWSTQQPVSDVIGNRIGPSLTLTGAMLAVDLLLAIPLAALVAYFRGGLTDHIVTIVCTVAMSISALIYIIAGQFYLGFKLGWFPVRGWGDSFWVNLFVYVPLPLLLGLMVSLGPDIRFYRSFFVEELGQDYVRTARAKGLSERQIMLKHVLRNALIPVVTSVMMSLPYLLLGALVLESFFGIPGMGNEVVQAVNKSDFPVIKAITIYIAIATMVFNLLGDLVYKWIDPRVQLN from the coding sequence ATGTCCGCATTCATCATCCGCCGGCTGCTGCAAATGATCCCGACGCTATTCGGGGTGATGCTGCTGGTCTTCACGCTGTTTTCGCTGGTGGGCGGCGACCCGTCGCTGGTGCTGGCCGGCAAGCACTTTTCGGCCGAGGTGCTGGCCAATATCCGCGCCCAGCTCGGCCTGGACAAGAGCCTGCCCGAGCAGTTTCTGTTGTTTGTCCGTCAGGTGCTGACGCTGGATTTCGGCACGTCCTGGTCCACGCAACAGCCGGTGTCAGATGTCATCGGCAACCGCATCGGCCCTTCGCTGACGCTGACCGGCGCCATGCTGGCGGTCGACTTGCTGCTCGCCATCCCCTTGGCGGCGTTGGTCGCTTATTTTCGCGGCGGCCTCACCGATCACATTGTCACCATCGTCTGCACGGTGGCGATGTCGATCAGCGCGCTGATCTATATCATCGCCGGCCAGTTCTATCTCGGCTTCAAGCTGGGCTGGTTCCCGGTGCGAGGTTGGGGCGATTCGTTCTGGGTGAACCTGTTCGTCTATGTGCCGCTGCCGCTGTTGCTGGGGTTGATGGTGTCGCTGGGTCCGGACATCCGCTTTTACCGTAGCTTCTTTGTCGAGGAGTTGGGCCAGGACTACGTGCGCACCGCGCGCGCCAAGGGATTGTCCGAGCGCCAGATCATGTTGAAACACGTGCTGCGCAACGCGCTGATCCCGGTGGTGACCAGCGTGATGATGTCCTTGCCCTACCTGCTGCTGGGCGCGCTGGTGCTGGAGAGCTTTTTCGGCATCCCGGGCATGGGCAACGAGGTGGTGCAGGCGGTCAACAAGAGCGACTTCCCGGTGATCAAGGCCATCACCATCTACATCGCCATCGCCACCATGGTGTTCAACCTGCTGGGCGACCTGGTCTACAAGTGGATCGATCCGCGGGTTCAGTTGAACTGA
- a CDS encoding ABC transporter permease, which translates to MTTMQNNAGVAPASPSRGLWGLGWRRLRRNKVGFVSLWIVAVYLLISVGGWFNLVGARWADEVGVPYAPPSWVKESPDDVLPPAPAEQAAAASSDLVSLSRAEDPIGKELTEAEKHVGEYADHTPPRLERLPFGGDLQGRDVIQKTLKGTATSIFVGVFGAVFSLLIGCVLGAVSGYFGGKTDDFLNWFYSVFTSVPDMLLLLSFAAVSGRGITTIVTVMALTSWTGTYRLVRAEYLKLKGREYVQAADAIGAGSGRKMFVHILPNISHLLLVQFSLLTVALIKYEAILSFLGFGVGVREVSLGSMLAEAPTELIQGYWWQMLAVTIAMSVLVTAFSLLVDALRDALDPRAAAK; encoded by the coding sequence ATGACGACTATGCAAAATAATGCCGGCGTCGCGCCGGCAAGCCCCTCCCGCGGCCTATGGGGGCTGGGTTGGCGACGGCTGAGGCGTAACAAGGTGGGTTTCGTCTCCTTGTGGATCGTGGCCGTTTACCTGCTGATTTCCGTCGGCGGCTGGTTCAATCTGGTAGGCGCGCGCTGGGCGGACGAGGTGGGCGTACCATACGCGCCGCCCAGCTGGGTCAAGGAGTCGCCGGACGATGTATTGCCGCCGGCGCCGGCGGAGCAGGCTGCGGCCGCTTCATCGGACCTCGTGTCGTTGAGCCGCGCCGAAGACCCGATAGGCAAGGAATTGACCGAAGCGGAGAAGCATGTCGGCGAATACGCCGACCACACGCCGCCGCGGCTGGAGAGGCTGCCGTTCGGCGGCGACCTGCAGGGCCGAGACGTGATCCAGAAAACGCTGAAGGGCACCGCCACGTCCATCTTCGTCGGCGTGTTCGGCGCGGTGTTTTCTCTGCTGATAGGCTGCGTCTTGGGCGCGGTGTCCGGCTATTTCGGCGGCAAGACAGACGACTTCCTCAACTGGTTCTACAGTGTATTCACCTCGGTGCCGGACATGCTGCTGCTGCTGTCCTTCGCCGCGGTGTCCGGCCGCGGCATCACCACCATCGTCACGGTGATGGCGCTGACCAGTTGGACCGGCACCTACCGGCTGGTGCGCGCCGAGTATCTGAAGCTGAAAGGCCGCGAGTACGTGCAGGCGGCGGACGCCATCGGCGCCGGCAGCGGACGCAAGATGTTCGTCCACATCCTGCCCAACATCTCCCACTTGCTGTTGGTGCAGTTTTCCCTGCTGACGGTGGCGCTGATCAAGTACGAGGCCATCCTGTCCTTTCTGGGGTTCGGCGTCGGCGTGCGAGAGGTGAGCCTGGGCTCGATGCTGGCCGAAGCGCCGACCGAGCTGATCCAGGGCTATTGGTGGCAGATGCTGGCGGTGACCATCGCCATGTCGGTGCTGGTGACGGCGTTCAGCCTGCTGGTGGATGCCCTGCGCGACGCGCTGGATCCGCGCGCAGCGGCCAAGTGA